A stretch of DNA from Neosynechococcus sphagnicola sy1:
TTCTTGGATCGCCCAGAGAATGCGGCTGCCCAACTGGAACTGTTCTACAACTACCGGGCAAACCTGGAGCAGTATCCCCAGTGGCATAAATATTTCCGCACTCACCAACCACCCACGCTGATTGTTTGGGGCAAAAACGATCCGTTTTTTGGTCCGGAGGGTGCCCATGCATTCCAACGCGATCTGAAAAAATAGCGAAGTGCATCTCCTTGATACGGGGCACTTTGTCCTGGATGAAGAGGGACAGGCGATCGCTGCTCACATTCGCCGCTTTCTTCCGGCTCACCTGGGTTAGCAGATCAACGCTTAGCAAGTGGCTGAGTTAGGTCGGTTTTTACAAAGCCGGTTGCTAAGGTTACATGTGCAGCTATCGATTCAATTCATTCTCGCTATCGATAGAGTACACCGAGATCAGAAAACGACGCGAGGGTAAGGTAGAGTTTCAAACTATTATTGGCAATGGATTGTTGTGCCGAACTCAGTCAAACTGCTGCCATTGCCCCCAGCCGTCAGGCTCTGCTGGAAGCATTTCAGCAAGTGCTTATGCAAGGTGTATATTGGCGGGGTGTTGAGGCAATTATGAACCTTGTTGCTAAAGCCCCGAGATTTCCAGAGGCGTTACCCTGGCTGAAAAAGCAAGTTTTGGAAGGCCGACGTAGCAGAGTTTATCGGGAAGCATTGGAAGCGATCGCCCAACATTACCATGACGACCTCGCTACCCTGCCCTGGTTGAAGGACTGTTTCCAAGCCGATCAACAGGAAGATGTACGTTCTGCGGTGGTCAGCGCGATCGAATTTTTTTACTCCAATGACCTCGATGAACAAATGCGACAGAGCGTTCAGATTTTTGTGTAAGCCTTGAGATCGTCAATAGTTGAAGCGTCCTGGAAATAGGATAGCAAAATGTGACAAGGCTGCTTTCCAGTTCTTAATTGGTCGGTTCCATCGCTTGGCAATGTTGTTCATTGCCAAATACATCAACTTGAACACGGACTCCTCATCTGGGAACACAGCCTTGGTCTTAATTACCTTGCGCAATGAGCGATTGAGCGACTCAATGGCATTGGTGGTGTAGATGACTTTGCGAATATCCATTGGATCATCAAAGATGGGAATGACGTTGTCCCAATGCCGAATCCAAATCTGGCTAATCGCCGGATAAAGGGCATCCCATTTGGTTGAAAACGCATCTAGGGCTGCTTCGGCCTCCTCAAGCGTGGTGGCTTGATAGATTGGCTTCAGGTCTGCCGCTACCGCTTTAGCATCCTTCCAAGGAACGTAGCGCAGGCAATTGCGAATCAGATGCACGATACATAGCTGAACTTGAGTTTTGGGATACAGTGCCTCGATTGCCTGGGG
This window harbors:
- a CDS encoding HEAT repeat domain-containing protein is translated as MDCCAELSQTAAIAPSRQALLEAFQQVLMQGVYWRGVEAIMNLVAKAPRFPEALPWLKKQVLEGRRSRVYREALEAIAQHYHDDLATLPWLKDCFQADQQEDVRSAVVSAIEFFYSNDLDEQMRQSVQIFV
- a CDS encoding IS256 family transposase, whose protein sequence is PQAIEALYPKTQVQLCIVHLIRNCLRYVPWKDAKAVAADLKPIYQATTLEEAEAALDAFSTKWDALYPAISQIWIRHWDNVIPIFDDPMDIRKVIYTTNAIESLNRSLRKVIKTKAVFPDEESVFKLMYLAMNNIAKRWNRPIKNWKAALSHFAILFPGRFNY